In Mycolicibacterium phocaicum, one DNA window encodes the following:
- a CDS encoding class I SAM-dependent methyltransferase, producing the protein MARTHGDSWDLASSVGATATLVATGRAIASTHEHGLIDDPFAAPLVRAVGIEAFTKMVDGELDLAVLDAVAPDAAARARANIDEMAVRTRFFDDYFTAAAERGIRQAVILASGLDSRAYRLPWPDGTVVYEIDQPEVIEFKTRTLAGLGAEPTAERRTVPIDLREDWPAALRAAGLDPSRPTAWLAEGLLIYLPPEAQDKLFDNIHALSAPGSAVATEFVPGLKDFDADKAREAAAGFQQLGLNMDMPSLVYHGERHSAADYLAAKGWQMTGIGRVDLHARHGLTATVLGDDDPMREIIYISGTLG; encoded by the coding sequence ATGGCCCGGACACACGGAGACAGCTGGGACCTGGCATCGAGCGTCGGCGCGACGGCCACGCTCGTCGCGACCGGGCGGGCGATCGCCAGCACCCACGAACACGGTCTGATCGACGATCCGTTCGCGGCGCCGCTGGTGCGCGCCGTCGGGATCGAGGCGTTCACCAAGATGGTCGACGGTGAGCTGGACCTGGCCGTTCTCGACGCCGTCGCCCCGGATGCGGCGGCGCGGGCGCGTGCCAACATCGACGAAATGGCCGTGCGTACACGGTTTTTCGACGACTACTTCACAGCGGCGGCCGAGCGCGGCATCCGCCAGGCGGTGATCCTGGCTTCGGGTCTGGACTCGCGCGCGTACCGGCTGCCGTGGCCCGACGGCACCGTCGTCTACGAGATCGACCAGCCGGAGGTCATCGAGTTCAAGACCCGCACCCTGGCCGGCCTCGGCGCGGAGCCGACCGCCGAGCGCCGGACCGTGCCGATCGATCTGCGCGAGGACTGGCCGGCGGCACTGCGGGCGGCCGGCCTGGACCCCAGCCGGCCGACCGCATGGCTGGCCGAAGGCCTGTTGATCTACCTGCCGCCGGAGGCCCAGGACAAGCTGTTCGACAACATTCACGCGCTCAGCGCGCCCGGCAGTGCCGTGGCCACTGAATTCGTGCCGGGGCTCAAGGATTTCGATGCAGACAAGGCGCGCGAGGCCGCTGCGGGGTTCCAGCAGCTCGGCCTGAACATGGACATGCCGTCGCTGGTCTACCACGGCGAAAGGCACTCCGCCGCAGACTATCTGGCGGCCAAGGGCTGGCAGATGACCGGCATCGGCCGGGTGGATCTGCATGCCCGGCACGGGCTGACGGCGACGGTCCTCGGCGACGACGACCCGATGCGCGAAATCATCTACATCAGCGGCACTCTCGGCTGA
- a CDS encoding class I SAM-dependent methyltransferase — MTRTDGDSWDLASSVGATATMVAGQRAFAHREQLINDPYAEPLVRAVGLDFFTKALDGDIDLSAVNPAFTPRRAAEGMTVRTRWFDQLFLDAAAAGVRQAVILAAGLDARAYRLPWPAGTVVFEVDQPEVIEFKSTTLADIGAAPTATRRTVAVDLRDDWMQALRDNGFDPAAPTAWIAEGLLIYLPPEAQDRLFDNITALSAPGSFVATEQVGDLSSAFDDERMQQMRERMKALGSNIEMADLIYQGERNHVTDYLTGLGWDVTARSVEQAHADNGFQYPDDELSRAWTQLKYVRAVLNRKA, encoded by the coding sequence ATGACACGAACCGACGGAGATTCCTGGGACCTGGCGTCCAGCGTGGGGGCCACCGCGACCATGGTCGCCGGGCAACGCGCCTTCGCCCACCGCGAGCAACTGATCAACGACCCGTACGCCGAGCCGCTGGTGCGCGCCGTCGGGCTGGACTTCTTCACCAAGGCGCTGGACGGCGACATCGACCTCAGCGCCGTCAACCCGGCGTTCACCCCGCGACGCGCGGCGGAGGGCATGACGGTACGCACCCGCTGGTTCGACCAGCTCTTCCTCGACGCGGCCGCGGCCGGCGTCCGCCAGGCCGTGATCCTGGCCGCCGGTCTGGACGCGCGCGCCTACCGGCTGCCCTGGCCCGCGGGCACCGTCGTCTTCGAGGTGGACCAGCCCGAGGTCATCGAGTTCAAGTCGACGACACTCGCCGATATCGGCGCCGCCCCCACCGCGACGCGGCGCACCGTCGCAGTCGACCTGCGCGACGACTGGATGCAGGCGCTGCGCGACAACGGTTTCGATCCCGCGGCGCCCACCGCGTGGATCGCCGAAGGACTGCTGATCTACCTGCCGCCGGAGGCCCAGGACAGGTTGTTCGACAACATCACCGCCCTGTCGGCACCGGGCAGCTTCGTGGCCACCGAACAGGTCGGCGATCTGAGCTCCGCGTTCGACGACGAGCGGATGCAACAGATGCGCGAACGGATGAAGGCCCTCGGCTCGAACATCGAAATGGCCGACCTCATCTACCAGGGCGAACGCAACCACGTCACGGACTACCTGACCGGTCTCGGCTGGGACGTCACCGCGCGGTCGGTCGAACAAGCGCACGCCGACAACGGTTTCCAGTACCCGGACGACGAGTTGTCCCGCGCCTGGACCCAGCTCAAGTACGTCCGCGCGGTCCTGAACCGGAAGGCGTGA
- a CDS encoding class I SAM-dependent methyltransferase — MARTDNDTWDLASSVGATATLVAAARALATNSEDPIIDDPFAAPLVRAVGVEFFTKLVDGATDPAQFGAGYGPTMSQLTNGMAARTRFFDDFFRDAGKAGIRQAVILAAGLDSRAYRLVWPAGTVVYEIDQPDVIEFKSKTLSDLGAAPTTERRTVAIDLRDDWPAALRAAGLDPTKPTAWIAEGLFGYLPPEAQDRLLDQISELSAPGSRMGAEGVPATPDLDEDAVRERMKAASEHWRDQGFELDFSDLVYLGDRADVDTYLQGHGWQTTAVTSNELLVRNGLPAVAADPNGQPSMGEVNYVTALR; from the coding sequence ATGGCACGCACTGACAACGACACGTGGGACCTGGCATCGAGCGTGGGAGCGACCGCGACCCTGGTCGCCGCCGCCCGCGCCCTCGCCACCAATTCCGAAGACCCGATCATCGACGACCCGTTCGCCGCTCCCCTGGTCCGCGCCGTCGGGGTCGAGTTCTTCACCAAGCTGGTCGACGGCGCCACCGATCCCGCCCAGTTCGGCGCCGGCTACGGCCCGACCATGTCGCAGCTGACCAACGGGATGGCGGCGCGCACCAGATTCTTCGACGACTTCTTCCGGGACGCCGGCAAGGCCGGTATCCGGCAGGCCGTCATCCTGGCCGCGGGCCTCGACTCGCGGGCCTACCGCCTGGTCTGGCCGGCGGGCACCGTCGTCTACGAGATCGACCAGCCCGACGTCATCGAGTTCAAGTCCAAGACGCTTTCGGATCTCGGCGCGGCGCCGACCACCGAACGGCGCACGGTGGCGATCGACCTGCGCGACGACTGGCCTGCCGCACTGCGCGCCGCGGGCCTGGACCCCACCAAGCCCACCGCGTGGATCGCCGAGGGCCTGTTCGGCTACCTGCCGCCCGAAGCACAGGACCGGCTGCTCGACCAGATCTCCGAACTGTCCGCACCGGGCAGCCGGATGGGCGCCGAAGGCGTGCCGGCCACCCCGGACCTCGACGAGGACGCCGTGCGTGAGCGGATGAAGGCCGCGTCGGAACACTGGCGCGACCAGGGCTTCGAACTCGACTTCAGCGATCTGGTCTATCTCGGTGACCGCGCCGACGTGGACACCTATCTGCAGGGCCACGGCTGGCAGACCACCGCCGTCACCTCCAACGAACTGCTGGTCCGCAACGGCCTGCCGGCCGTCGCGGCCGACCCGAACGGCCAGCCCTCGATGGGCGAGGTCAACTACGTCACCGCACTGCGCTGA
- the secY gene encoding preprotein translocase subunit SecY codes for MLSAFISSLRTADLRRKILFTLGVVVLYRAGAALPSPGVNYPNVQKCIEQVSGGDAAQVYSLINLFSGGALLHLSVLAVGVMPYITASIIVQLLVVVIPRFEQLQKEGQSGQAKMTQYTRYLAIALAVLQGTSIVAMAASGNLLQGCTLNIIQDQSIFTLVVIVLVMTAGAALVMWMGELVTERGIGNGMSLMIFAGIAARIPFEGQSILESRGGVVFTSVVAATLIIIVGVVFVEQGQRRIPVQYAKRMVGRRMYGGTSTYLPLKVNQAGVIPVIFASSLIYIPHLITQLVTAGDPNASNGWWSKAVAKYLTNPADPVYIAIYFGLIIFFTYFYVSITFNPDERADEMKKFGGFIPGIRPGKPTADYLRYVLSRITLPGSIYLGLIAVLPNLFLQSGGSSAQNLPFGGTAVLIMIGVGLDTVKQIESQLMQRNYEGFLK; via the coding sequence GTGCTTTCGGCTTTTATCTCGTCCCTGCGGACGGCCGATCTGCGACGCAAGATCCTCTTCACGCTGGGTGTAGTCGTCCTGTATCGGGCCGGTGCCGCGTTGCCGTCCCCCGGGGTGAACTACCCGAACGTGCAGAAGTGCATCGAGCAGGTCAGTGGCGGTGACGCCGCACAGGTCTACTCGCTGATCAACCTGTTCTCCGGCGGTGCGCTGCTGCACCTGTCGGTGCTGGCGGTCGGCGTGATGCCCTACATCACCGCCAGCATCATCGTGCAGCTGCTGGTCGTGGTCATCCCGCGCTTCGAACAGCTGCAGAAGGAAGGCCAGTCCGGTCAGGCCAAGATGACGCAGTACACGCGTTATCTCGCGATCGCGCTGGCAGTTCTGCAGGGCACCTCGATCGTCGCGATGGCCGCGAGCGGCAACCTGCTGCAGGGCTGCACCCTGAACATCATCCAGGACCAGAGCATCTTCACCCTGGTCGTGATCGTGCTGGTCATGACCGCGGGCGCCGCCCTGGTCATGTGGATGGGCGAGCTCGTCACCGAGCGTGGCATCGGCAACGGCATGTCGCTGATGATCTTCGCCGGCATCGCTGCCCGCATCCCGTTCGAAGGCCAGTCCATCCTGGAGAGCCGCGGCGGCGTGGTCTTCACCTCGGTCGTGGCCGCAACGCTCATCATCATCGTCGGCGTCGTCTTCGTCGAGCAGGGTCAGCGCCGTATCCCGGTGCAGTACGCCAAGCGCATGGTGGGTCGTCGCATGTACGGCGGCACCTCGACCTACCTGCCGCTGAAGGTCAACCAGGCCGGCGTCATCCCCGTCATCTTCGCCTCGTCGCTGATCTACATCCCGCACCTGATCACCCAGCTGGTCACCGCCGGCGATCCGAACGCGTCCAACGGCTGGTGGTCCAAGGCCGTCGCCAAGTACCTGACCAACCCGGCCGACCCGGTCTACATCGCGATCTACTTCGGGCTGATCATCTTCTTCACGTACTTCTACGTGTCCATCACGTTCAACCCCGACGAGCGGGCGGACGAGATGAAGAAGTTCGGTGGCTTCATCCCCGGCATCCGCCCGGGTAAGCCGACCGCCGACTACCTCCGCTACGTGCTCAGCCGAATCACGCTGCCGGGCTCGATTTACCTCGGATTGATCGCCGTGCTGCCTAATCTGTTCCTGCAGAGCGGCGGCAGCAGTGCACAGAACCTGCCGTTCGGCGGTACCGCCGTGCTGATCATGATCGGCGTGGGTCTGGACACGGTGAAGCAAATCGAGAGCCAGCTCATGCAGCGCAACTACGAAGGGTTCCTCAAATGA
- a CDS encoding adenylate kinase: protein MRMVLLGPPGAGKGTQAEKLAEKFGIPQISTGDLFRSNISKGTPLGVEAKKYLDAGDLVPAELTNALVDDRLDADDTAAGFILDGFPRSVEQAVALREMLAKRNLKLDAVLEFRVSESELLTRLKSRGRADDTEEVILNRMKVYRDETAPLLDYYQDELVSVDAVGSLDEVFARALQALGS, encoded by the coding sequence ATGAGAATGGTTCTGCTGGGACCGCCGGGAGCAGGCAAGGGCACCCAGGCCGAGAAGCTGGCCGAGAAGTTCGGCATCCCGCAGATCTCCACGGGTGATCTGTTCCGTAGCAACATCAGCAAGGGCACCCCGCTGGGTGTCGAGGCCAAGAAGTACCTCGACGCCGGCGACCTGGTGCCGGCCGAGCTGACCAACGCGCTGGTCGACGATCGTCTGGATGCCGACGACACCGCCGCCGGCTTCATCCTCGACGGCTTCCCCCGTTCGGTCGAGCAGGCCGTCGCGCTGCGCGAGATGCTGGCCAAGCGCAACCTGAAGCTGGACGCGGTGCTGGAGTTCCGGGTTTCGGAGTCCGAGCTGCTGACCCGGCTGAAGAGCCGCGGCCGCGCCGACGACACCGAAGAGGTCATCCTCAACCGCATGAAGGTGTACCGGGACGAGACCGCACCGCTGCTCGACTACTACCAGGACGAGCTGGTGTCGGTTGACGCCGTGGGCAGCCTCGACGAGGTTTTCGCGCGCGCCCTGCAGGCGCTCGGTAGCTGA
- a CDS encoding class I SAM-dependent methyltransferase, producing MTRTDSDTWDLASSVGATATMVATARALATKEAEPLIRDPYADPLVRAVGVEFFIKLLDGQVDLSGEVGTAAAMMTNLMAVRTKFFDDFFTTAGDAGIRQAVILAAGLDSRAYRLDWPAGTVVYEIDQPEVIAAKTGTMAQIGATPTCERRTVAIDLREDWPAALRAAGFDPSAPTAWIAEGLLIYLPPEAQDKLFDNITALSAPGSRLATEFHTDHGAGMRERGAAMSERWRGAGLDLNLTDLWYQGERTSVVEHLDASGWNTTARPRLEVFAEYGRPLAETEDTAALRNSLSVTATKN from the coding sequence ATGACCCGGACCGACAGCGACACCTGGGACCTGGCCTCGAGCGTGGGTGCGACCGCCACGATGGTGGCGACCGCCCGCGCCCTGGCGACGAAGGAAGCCGAACCGCTCATTCGGGATCCGTACGCCGATCCGCTGGTGCGGGCCGTCGGCGTCGAGTTCTTCATCAAGCTGCTCGACGGGCAGGTCGATCTCAGCGGCGAGGTCGGGACGGCCGCCGCCATGATGACCAACCTGATGGCGGTGCGGACGAAGTTCTTCGACGACTTCTTCACCACCGCGGGTGACGCCGGCATCCGGCAGGCCGTCATCCTCGCCGCCGGCCTGGACTCGCGCGCCTACCGGTTGGACTGGCCGGCCGGCACCGTCGTCTACGAGATCGACCAGCCCGAGGTGATCGCCGCCAAGACCGGGACCATGGCACAGATCGGGGCCACCCCGACGTGCGAACGCCGCACCGTGGCGATCGACCTGCGCGAGGACTGGCCGGCCGCACTGCGCGCCGCCGGATTCGACCCGTCGGCACCGACGGCCTGGATCGCCGAGGGGCTGCTGATCTATCTGCCGCCCGAGGCGCAGGACAAGCTGTTCGACAACATCACCGCGCTGTCGGCGCCGGGTAGCCGCCTGGCCACGGAGTTCCACACCGACCACGGCGCCGGCATGCGCGAGCGCGGCGCCGCCATGAGCGAGCGGTGGCGCGGCGCCGGCCTTGACCTCAACCTGACCGACCTCTGGTACCAGGGCGAGCGCACCTCGGTGGTCGAGCACCTGGACGCCAGCGGCTGGAATACCACGGCCCGCCCGCGCCTTGAAGTTTTCGCCGAGTACGGCCGTCCCCTCGCCGAGACAGAAGACACCGCGGCACTGCGTAATTCCCTGTCCGTGACGGCCACCAAGAACTAG
- the sppA gene encoding signal peptide peptidase SppA, whose protein sequence is MFAFRPSLPGLPGPDELRALVRKVDTARHHGVPSGCVLELDLQAVPPETAGFDPIAFVMGNSRPLVLRDAVAAIHRAADDKRVAGLIARVQLPAAAAGPVQELRDAIAAFSAVKPSIAWAETYPGTMSYYLASAFREVWMQPSGTVGLVGFATNALFLRDAFDKAGIEAQFVARGEYKSAANMFTQDRYTEPHREADGRLIESLHAQVLTAIAESRGVDADELDTLVDRAPLLRDDALAAKLVDRIGFRDEAYARVGELTGGAAEADGKDAPPRLFLSRYAKATAGHTLPEVPPLPGRKHKPTIAVVTLAGPIVSGRGGPSAFPPGPSSVGGDTIAAALREAAADDDVTAVVLRVDSPGGAVTGSETIWREVARLREAGKPVVASMGAVAASGGYYVSMAADHIVANAGTITGSIGVVTGKLVTKGLKERLGVGSDAVRTNENADAWSANQPFTEAQHAHVVAEADLFYTDFVERVADGRNLPVEAVEQVARGRIWTGADALEHGLVDELGGLRTAVRRAKVLAGIDVEAPVRTVNYPGSSLLDHVRPKASSQPAAASLPDAVAAVLGRSLVGALGQAERSMTGVSALWLGDYRF, encoded by the coding sequence ATGTTTGCTTTCCGGCCCAGCCTGCCCGGTCTTCCCGGCCCCGACGAGTTGCGAGCCCTGGTCCGCAAGGTCGACACCGCGCGTCACCACGGCGTGCCGAGCGGCTGCGTACTGGAACTCGACCTGCAGGCCGTGCCGCCCGAGACCGCCGGCTTCGACCCGATCGCCTTCGTCATGGGCAACTCCCGGCCCCTCGTGCTGCGCGACGCCGTCGCCGCCATCCACCGCGCGGCCGACGACAAGCGGGTTGCCGGTCTCATCGCCCGGGTCCAATTGCCCGCTGCCGCAGCGGGTCCGGTGCAGGAACTGCGCGACGCGATCGCCGCGTTCAGCGCCGTCAAGCCGTCCATCGCCTGGGCCGAGACCTACCCGGGCACCATGTCGTACTACCTGGCCTCGGCGTTCCGGGAAGTGTGGATGCAGCCGTCGGGCACCGTCGGGCTGGTCGGTTTCGCCACCAACGCGCTGTTCCTGCGCGACGCATTCGACAAGGCCGGCATCGAGGCACAGTTCGTCGCCCGCGGCGAGTACAAGTCGGCGGCCAACATGTTCACGCAGGACCGCTACACCGAGCCGCACCGCGAGGCCGACGGCCGGCTCATCGAGAGCCTGCACGCCCAGGTGCTGACCGCCATCGCGGAATCCCGCGGCGTCGACGCCGACGAACTCGACACCCTGGTCGACCGGGCGCCGCTGCTGCGCGACGACGCACTCGCCGCCAAACTGGTGGACCGCATCGGGTTCCGTGACGAGGCCTATGCGCGGGTCGGTGAATTGACCGGTGGCGCAGCGGAAGCCGACGGCAAGGATGCGCCACCGCGGCTGTTCCTGTCCCGGTATGCCAAGGCCACCGCCGGCCACACGCTGCCCGAGGTGCCGCCGCTGCCGGGCCGCAAACACAAGCCGACCATCGCCGTCGTCACCCTGGCCGGTCCCATCGTCAGCGGCCGCGGCGGCCCGAGCGCCTTCCCGCCCGGACCGTCGAGCGTCGGCGGCGACACCATCGCCGCGGCCCTACGGGAAGCCGCCGCGGACGACGATGTCACGGCTGTCGTGCTGCGGGTCGACAGCCCCGGCGGTGCGGTCACGGGCTCGGAGACCATCTGGCGCGAGGTGGCGCGACTGCGCGAGGCGGGCAAACCTGTCGTCGCGTCGATGGGCGCGGTCGCCGCGTCCGGCGGCTACTACGTGTCGATGGCGGCCGACCACATCGTCGCCAACGCCGGCACCATCACCGGATCCATCGGCGTGGTGACGGGCAAGCTCGTCACCAAGGGCCTCAAGGAACGGCTCGGGGTCGGCTCGGATGCCGTGCGCACCAACGAGAATGCCGACGCCTGGTCGGCCAACCAGCCCTTCACCGAGGCGCAGCACGCGCACGTGGTGGCCGAGGCCGACCTGTTCTACACCGACTTCGTCGAACGCGTCGCCGACGGGCGCAACCTGCCGGTCGAGGCCGTCGAGCAGGTCGCGCGCGGCCGCATCTGGACCGGCGCCGACGCGCTGGAACACGGCCTGGTCGACGAACTCGGTGGGCTGCGGACCGCCGTGCGCCGGGCCAAGGTGCTGGCCGGTATCGATGTTGAAGCTCCCGTCCGAACCGTCAACTACCCGGGCTCGTCGCTGCTGGATCACGTGCGGCCCAAGGCCTCCTCGCAGCCGGCCGCGGCGTCGTTGCCGGATGCGGTGGCGGCGGTGCTCGGCCGGTCCCTGGTCGGTGCGCTCGGCCAGGCCGAGCGGTCGATGACCGGGGTCAGTGCGCTGTGGCTGGGGGACTACCGCTTCTAG